A genomic segment from Chitinophaga niabensis encodes:
- a CDS encoding amidohydrolase, translated as MKKTELSRKEFIRMSGLGLAGVTLASGLMAAAETETNDGKSYLLKNVRLETGFEYEEGEVSRTKTGLFCVAIKDGKIKSISANKPNAPGAIDAKGWLMLPAFKDMHIHLDKTFYGGPWQATRRGPGGVKGMIALEQKILPEMLKTSTDRAEKLIELLQSKGTNFARSHVNIEPTSKLQSLSNLLKALENRKNSFGAELVAFPQHGVFYTDSVPYLKEAAKMNIDFIGGLDPYTIDGAIEKTIDFTVQLALDNNKGIDIHLHESGESGLKTVEYLIKKVNENPALQHKTFLSHCFVLGKIDKIKQEEIAEQLGAAGIGIVSTIPFGGLIMPIPTLYKHNVNVMTGNDSIIDHWSTFGSGSVLEKAHTMAQLYGYSTEFLLSRSLKLATGNVLPLDDKGLQLWPKAGDAADLVLIEASCSAEAVARISPVRSLINKGQIVY; from the coding sequence ATGAAGAAAACCGAATTATCCCGCAAAGAATTTATAAGAATGTCCGGATTGGGGCTGGCAGGAGTAACGCTTGCTTCAGGCTTAATGGCCGCTGCCGAAACAGAAACCAACGACGGAAAAAGCTACCTGTTAAAGAACGTACGGCTTGAAACAGGGTTTGAATATGAAGAAGGAGAAGTATCCCGTACAAAAACCGGGTTATTCTGCGTAGCAATAAAAGACGGAAAGATTAAAAGTATTTCCGCTAATAAACCCAATGCCCCGGGAGCTATTGATGCGAAAGGCTGGCTAATGCTTCCTGCATTTAAGGACATGCATATTCACCTCGATAAAACATTCTATGGCGGGCCCTGGCAGGCTACCAGAAGAGGTCCGGGAGGTGTTAAGGGTATGATTGCCCTGGAACAGAAGATCCTTCCGGAGATGCTGAAAACCTCCACAGACCGCGCAGAAAAGCTGATTGAGCTACTGCAGTCCAAAGGTACCAACTTTGCCAGAAGCCATGTTAATATTGAACCTACTTCAAAACTGCAATCGCTCAGCAACCTTCTCAAAGCACTGGAAAACAGGAAGAACTCCTTTGGTGCGGAACTGGTAGCTTTCCCACAGCATGGCGTATTCTATACCGATTCCGTTCCCTATTTAAAGGAAGCAGCAAAGATGAACATCGATTTCATCGGAGGCCTTGATCCCTACACTATCGACGGTGCCATAGAAAAAACAATAGATTTCACTGTACAACTGGCACTGGACAACAATAAAGGGATCGATATCCACCTGCATGAATCCGGAGAGTCCGGATTAAAAACAGTAGAATACCTGATTAAAAAAGTAAATGAAAACCCCGCGCTTCAGCACAAAACATTCTTAAGCCATTGTTTTGTATTGGGAAAGATCGATAAAATAAAACAGGAAGAGATAGCGGAACAATTGGGTGCCGCAGGTATAGGTATTGTTTCTACCATTCCATTCGGGGGGCTTATTATGCCTATCCCCACACTCTATAAGCACAATGTAAATGTGATGACCGGAAACGACAGTATTATCGATCACTGGAGCACATTCGGATCAGGAAGCGTATTGGAAAAAGCCCATACAATGGCACAGTTATATGGCTACTCCACCGAGTTCCTGCTATCCAGAAGCCTGAAGCTGGCTACCGGAAATGTACTCCCGCTTGATGATAAAGGCCTGCAGTTATGGCCTAAAGCAGGCGATGCTGCAGACCTGGTGCTGATAGAGGCCAGCTGTTCTGCAGAAGCAGTTGCAAGGATTTCACCTGTAAGGTCCCTGATCAATAAAGGACAAATCGTATATTAA
- a CDS encoding family 43 glycosylhydrolase, whose protein sequence is MKKQLSTLIIALVFAGCAEKETTPAAVLPPGTLRGNVSLLSAIGLMSGNPVLPVATADPDIIYANGRYYIYPTASGPNASQFHAYSSTDLLNWTDEGIVLDLANVSWAHTDGWAPAIVARNGNYYFYFTAAKKVGVAVSTSPTGPFVDKGSALATGDGTDPIDPMVFIDDDGQAYMYWGNTTMNIQRLNNDMISLTGTRGHNKPSNYFEAPYVIKRNSIYYLMYSINHFGNDDYHVEYATSSNPMGPWTYKGRITSPRGAIKGPGHNAVIRKPGCSDEYFFVYHRRTSTNIHERQVAIDRMFFDAAGNIVPVSITNSGVVQSAGGTPCYSPNPIANGQYAIRSKLNTTSGAGLYVDIAGCATGNADVRTWTRTTCNGQKWNLTYQGNGFYKIISELPTHKALDLDACGIDRGANIQVWDVFANDCQQWRIEPAGGGWYRIMSKSSNNVLDIADGSVTPGADIRSWNWNGSDAQLWKFEAP, encoded by the coding sequence ATGAAAAAACAACTATCCACACTGATCATCGCATTAGTTTTTGCAGGATGCGCAGAGAAAGAAACCACACCGGCAGCAGTTTTACCTCCTGGTACTTTAAGAGGTAATGTCAGCCTGCTAAGCGCCATCGGCCTGATGAGCGGGAACCCGGTCCTGCCGGTTGCAACGGCCGATCCTGATATTATTTACGCTAATGGCAGGTATTACATTTACCCCACTGCCAGCGGGCCGAACGCCAGCCAGTTCCATGCCTATTCCTCCACAGATCTGCTGAACTGGACGGATGAAGGTATTGTGCTGGACCTCGCAAATGTAAGCTGGGCACATACGGATGGATGGGCGCCTGCCATAGTAGCACGTAACGGAAATTATTACTTTTATTTTACTGCCGCCAAGAAAGTAGGTGTGGCTGTGAGTACCAGCCCTACCGGCCCTTTTGTGGACAAAGGCAGTGCATTGGCAACGGGTGATGGTACGGATCCCATAGACCCGATGGTATTCATAGATGACGATGGGCAGGCTTACATGTATTGGGGCAATACTACCATGAACATCCAGCGGCTGAATAACGATATGATCTCGCTGACAGGTACGCGGGGGCATAATAAGCCATCTAACTATTTTGAAGCGCCCTACGTGATCAAACGGAACAGTATCTATTACCTGATGTACTCTATCAATCATTTCGGCAATGATGATTACCATGTGGAATATGCCACTTCATCGAATCCAATGGGGCCCTGGACTTACAAAGGACGGATCACTTCTCCGCGGGGCGCTATAAAAGGGCCGGGGCATAATGCGGTGATCCGGAAACCTGGTTGCAGTGATGAGTATTTTTTTGTGTATCACCGGCGTACGAGCACCAACATACATGAACGCCAGGTAGCGATCGACAGGATGTTCTTTGATGCGGCGGGCAATATTGTGCCGGTGAGTATCACTAACTCTGGTGTGGTACAATCGGCAGGCGGAACGCCTTGTTATTCGCCTAATCCCATCGCAAACGGTCAGTATGCGATCAGGTCGAAGTTGAATACCACTTCGGGGGCCGGCCTGTACGTTGATATTGCAGGATGTGCTACCGGGAATGCTGATGTAAGGACCTGGACGCGTACTACCTGCAACGGGCAGAAGTGGAACCTTACGTACCAGGGGAATGGTTTTTATAAGATCATATCAGAACTGCCTACTCATAAGGCATTAGATCTTGATGCCTGCGGGATAGACCGTGGCGCCAATATCCAGGTATGGGATGTTTTCGCGAACGATTGTCAGCAATGGCGTATTGAACCTGCGGGAGGTGGCTGGTACCGCATTATGTCCAAATCAAGTAATAATGTGCTGGATATTGCGGACGGAAGTGTAACGCCGGGTGCGGATATCCGGTCCTGGAACTGGAATGGTTCGGATGCGCAGCTGTGGAAATTTGAGGCGCCGTGA
- a CDS encoding AraC family transcriptional regulator, whose translation MKLFDETGYIPVLGIHEFRKGQLAGREEFLFNELHGERHIDKPHKHDFFIINLFESAKGVHNIDFHNYPIGNKQIHVLFPGQVHTWSIRPGTTGYQLMIQQHFFERFASFFRFSFSNYINHPVIPLTSDNFKLLKYEFDAIRDELNSPDSVQEVISARAAVIAAIVSKEAEKIFTDLKVFQSHPRLAEFSLLIDKFYKQEKLVSFYASKLHITANYLNILCKKHLYVPATKLIQQRVLLEAKRLLQTTELSVKEIAFELGFVDHAYFSNFFKAQAGITPTQFREG comes from the coding sequence ATGAAGCTTTTTGACGAAACAGGCTATATCCCCGTCTTAGGGATCCATGAATTCCGGAAAGGCCAGCTGGCAGGGAGGGAGGAATTCCTCTTCAACGAGCTGCATGGTGAACGGCATATCGACAAGCCGCATAAGCATGATTTTTTTATCATTAACCTGTTTGAATCAGCAAAAGGGGTTCATAATATCGACTTTCACAATTACCCGATCGGGAATAAACAAATTCATGTGCTGTTTCCCGGGCAGGTGCATACCTGGAGCATCCGACCTGGTACAACGGGTTACCAGCTGATGATACAGCAGCATTTTTTCGAACGCTTTGCATCATTTTTCCGTTTCTCGTTTTCGAATTATATCAATCATCCGGTGATTCCGCTGACCAGCGATAATTTCAAATTGCTGAAGTATGAATTTGATGCTATCAGGGATGAGCTGAATTCGCCGGACTCCGTGCAGGAAGTGATCAGCGCAAGGGCTGCTGTAATTGCTGCGATCGTGAGTAAGGAAGCAGAGAAGATCTTTACAGACCTGAAAGTATTCCAGTCGCATCCCCGGCTGGCGGAGTTCAGTTTGTTGATTGATAAATTTTACAAGCAGGAGAAACTGGTTAGTTTCTATGCTTCAAAGCTGCACATCACTGCCAACTATCTGAATATCCTTTGTAAGAAACACCTCTATGTACCGGCCACGAAATTGATCCAGCAACGTGTGCTGTTAGAGGCAAAACGGTTGCTTCAGACAACGGAGCTCTCTGTCAAGGAAATTGCATTTGAGCTGGGCTTTGTTGATCATGCGTATTTTTCGAATTTTTTTAAAGCTCAGGCGGGTATTACGCCAACGCAGTTCAGGGAGGGGTAG